In the genome of Abyssisolibacter fermentans, one region contains:
- a CDS encoding CarD family transcriptional regulator, translated as MFNIGDRIVYPMHGAGIIVGIEEKEVLGKKRKYYIMKMPMGDMKVMVPIDSVEDIGIREIINNEEVEQVFAVLSDNQSKMTQNWNRRYRANMDKIKSGDIYEIASVVRNLIIRDREKGLSTGERKMLNSAKQMLVSEIVLAKDIDEFETEKMIEEMIQ; from the coding sequence ATGTTTAATATTGGTGATAGGATAGTTTACCCCATGCATGGGGCTGGGATAATTGTAGGTATAGAAGAAAAAGAAGTATTAGGCAAGAAAAGAAAATATTACATCATGAAGATGCCTATGGGTGATATGAAAGTTATGGTTCCTATAGATAGCGTAGAAGATATCGGTATAAGAGAAATTATTAATAATGAAGAAGTAGAACAAGTATTTGCAGTATTATCAGATAATCAATCTAAGATGACTCAAAATTGGAATAGAAGATATAGAGCAAACATGGATAAGATTAAGAGTGGAGACATTTACGAAATAGCTAGCGTTGTCAGAAATTTAATAATTCGAGATAGAGAAAAGGGTTTGTCTACAGGTGAAAGAAAGATGCTTAACAGTGCAAAACAAATGTTGGTTAGTGAGATAGTTTTAGCAAAAGATATTGATGAATTTGAGACAGAAAAAATGATCGAAGAAATGATACAGTAG
- a CDS encoding PIN/TRAM domain-containing protein, with protein MVNKIIKAILTLLGIPIGLGIVALITEVFDFKFAQNNNYLLYIYVGAGLIGGLILFLSSSGIIRLFNSIVNKAEGELQKIPASDIILGSSGLIVGLIIAYLLSIPVLNLSVRIPYVGGVLSTLLYILLGYLGMSVTTKKREDFSNISNIFKKNQNKSKNTVVESHRIKPKVLDTSVIIDGRISDICETGFIEGPLVIPEFVLEELRHIADSSDSLKRTRGRRGLDILNKIQKEINIEVIIHDKDFDDIAEVDSKLLKLAQVIDGKVVTNDFNLNKVAEFHGVEVLNINELANAVKPVVLPGEEMVVMVVKDGKESGQGVAYLDDGTMIVVDSGRKHIGETIGVMVTSVLQTAAGRMIFAKPKYMVDKAV; from the coding sequence ATGGTCAATAAAATAATTAAGGCAATATTGACATTATTAGGTATACCAATAGGACTTGGAATTGTAGCTTTAATAACCGAAGTATTTGACTTTAAGTTTGCACAAAATAATAATTATCTTTTATATATCTATGTTGGAGCTGGGTTAATAGGGGGATTAATTTTATTTTTATCTTCATCAGGTATTATAAGATTATTTAATAGTATTGTAAATAAAGCTGAGGGAGAACTACAAAAAATTCCTGCATCAGATATAATATTAGGGTCTAGTGGTTTAATAGTAGGGCTTATTATAGCATACCTATTGAGTATTCCAGTGTTAAATTTAAGTGTACGTATACCTTATGTAGGTGGAGTATTATCTACTTTATTATACATTTTGTTAGGTTATTTAGGAATGAGTGTGACAACCAAAAAAAGAGAAGATTTTTCGAACATATCTAACATTTTTAAGAAAAACCAAAATAAATCGAAAAATACAGTAGTAGAAAGTCACAGAATAAAGCCAAAAGTATTAGATACCAGTGTAATTATTGATGGAAGAATATCAGATATTTGCGAGACTGGATTTATAGAAGGACCTTTAGTGATACCTGAATTTGTACTAGAAGAACTTAGACACATAGCTGATTCTTCGGATTCTTTAAAGAGGACAAGAGGAAGAAGAGGGCTTGATATATTAAATAAAATACAAAAAGAAATCAACATAGAAGTGATCATACATGATAAAGATTTTGATGATATAGCAGAAGTTGATAGTAAGTTACTAAAACTTGCACAAGTAATTGATGGTAAAGTTGTAACAAATGATTTTAATTTAAATAAAGTTGCAGAGTTTCATGGTGTAGAAGTGTTGAATATTAATGAACTTGCAAATGCTGTTAAACCAGTTGTTTTACCTGGTGAAGAGATGGTCGTAATGGTAGTAAAAGATGGAAAAGAATCTGGGCAAGGAGTTGCGTATTTAGATGACGGAACTATGATAGTAGTAGATAGTGGTAGAAAACATATTGGCGAAACAATAGGAGTAATGGTTACTAGTGTACTTCAAACAGCAGCAGGCAGAATGATATTTGCAAAGCCAAAGTATATGGTAGATAAAGCAGTATAA
- the gltX gene encoding glutamate--tRNA ligase codes for MSDIRVRFAPSPTGYVHIGSLRTALYDYIFAKQKGGKYILRIEDTDRTRYVDDAIENLINSLLWAGIEHDEGVFLEDGKIVQKGEYGPYIQSERLDIYKKYIEILLEKGLAYYCFCTKERLDSIREEQKKAGCLKGYDGHCRNLSEEEVKAKLDAGESYTIRLKMPEDKEIVFDDLVRGKITINSNEVDDQVLIKSDGFPTYHFAVVVDDYLMKITHVIRGEEWITSTPKHVYMFEAFGWEAPKYVHLPTVLNNEKKKLSKRHGDVAVSDFKEKGYLPEALVNYLALVGWSPESNKEFFTVEELINEFSFDRVSKTGGVFDRDKLKWVNANYIRNADVEKITELAIPYLIKDGYIKEEDVESKYEWIKALVASIKDRLSYIGEIDEKAKFLFDNEIKPENEETLEVLKGEQVPTLLDAFKEELDELDQIDEEFSKKIMKTIGKKTKIKGKQLFMPVRAALSGQLHGPDLDKIIYVLGKQNILNRIEYVKDNYLN; via the coding sequence ATGTCTGATATAAGAGTAAGATTTGCACCTTCACCAACAGGTTATGTTCATATAGGAAGTTTAAGAACTGCATTGTATGATTATATATTTGCAAAACAAAAAGGTGGTAAATATATTTTAAGAATTGAAGATACCGATAGAACAAGATATGTAGATGATGCTATAGAGAATTTGATTAATTCGTTATTATGGGCTGGAATAGAGCATGATGAAGGAGTATTTTTGGAAGATGGTAAAATAGTTCAAAAAGGTGAATACGGTCCGTATATTCAATCAGAAAGATTAGATATATACAAAAAGTATATAGAAATCCTTTTAGAAAAAGGCTTAGCATATTATTGTTTTTGTACAAAAGAAAGATTAGATAGTATTAGAGAAGAACAGAAAAAAGCAGGTTGTTTAAAAGGTTATGACGGACATTGTAGAAATCTTTCTGAAGAAGAGGTTAAGGCAAAACTAGATGCAGGAGAAAGCTATACTATAAGATTAAAAATGCCTGAAGATAAAGAAATAGTTTTTGATGATTTAGTAAGAGGAAAAATTACAATAAATAGTAATGAAGTAGATGATCAGGTGTTAATAAAATCTGATGGATTTCCAACATATCATTTCGCAGTTGTTGTTGATGATTATCTAATGAAAATAACTCATGTAATTAGAGGTGAAGAGTGGATAACATCTACTCCAAAGCATGTTTATATGTTTGAAGCTTTTGGATGGGAAGCACCAAAATATGTTCATTTACCAACAGTACTTAACAATGAAAAGAAAAAGCTTAGCAAGAGACATGGAGATGTAGCTGTTTCAGATTTTAAAGAAAAAGGATATCTGCCAGAAGCACTTGTAAATTATTTAGCACTAGTTGGGTGGTCTCCAGAAAGTAATAAAGAATTCTTTACAGTGGAAGAATTAATAAATGAATTTTCATTCGATAGAGTGTCTAAGACTGGTGGAGTATTCGACAGAGATAAATTAAAATGGGTTAATGCTAATTATATAAGAAATGCAGATGTTGAAAAAATTACAGAATTAGCTATTCCTTATTTGATAAAAGATGGTTATATAAAAGAAGAAGATGTGGAAAGTAAATATGAATGGATAAAAGCATTAGTAGCTTCTATAAAAGATAGGTTGTCATATATTGGAGAAATTGATGAAAAAGCAAAATTCCTATTTGATAATGAGATTAAACCTGAAAACGAAGAAACTTTAGAAGTATTAAAAGGTGAGCAAGTACCAACATTATTGGATGCTTTTAAAGAAGAACTTGACGAATTAGATCAGATAGATGAAGAGTTTTCAAAAAAAATAATGAAAACAATAGGAAAGAAAACAAAAATAAAAGGTAAACAGTTATTTATGCCTGTTAGAGCTGCGTTGAGTGGTCAGTTACATGGACCAGATTTGGATAAAATAATTTACGTTTTAGGGAAACAAAATATATTAAATCGCATAGAATATGTAAAAGATAATTATTTAAATTAA
- a CDS encoding bifunctional 2-C-methyl-D-erythritol 4-phosphate cytidylyltransferase/2-C-methyl-D-erythritol 2,4-cyclodiphosphate synthase, with product MAYRDKYISAIIVAAGSGKRMKSNISKQFIKIDNKPVLTHTIEKFQNNEFIDEIVLVLKDTDVEYCRNNIVDKYKLNKIKKLVVGGRERYKSVHEGLKNVSKKCDIVLIHDGARPNVSQEIIQRSIMETIKHKACVIGVPVINTIKIVNENGEITSTPQRKSIWNAQTPQCFEYKLILDAYNKAVNNEIEFTDDSMLMEKLGHKVKMVMGDYNNIKITIPQDIKLIKAINDDKDCDGGMNFNMRVGLGYDVHKLVEGRKLILGGVQIDHSKGLLGHSDADVLLHALMDSMLGAVGLGDIGRHFPDTDQRYKDISSLDLLEHVYTLLKDKNYAVVNVDCTVSAQKPKLAPYVIKMRENIAKIIHTSVDRINIKATTTEKLGFEGREEGMSAQVICMVKENNLIKED from the coding sequence GTGGCATATAGAGATAAATATATTTCTGCCATAATAGTAGCGGCAGGCAGTGGTAAGCGTATGAAAAGTAATATTAGTAAACAATTTATAAAGATAGATAATAAACCAGTTCTCACTCATACAATAGAAAAATTTCAAAACAACGAATTTATTGATGAAATAGTACTTGTATTAAAAGATACTGATGTAGAATATTGCAGAAATAATATAGTAGATAAATACAAGCTAAATAAAATAAAAAAACTTGTAGTAGGTGGTAGAGAAAGGTATAAATCAGTACATGAAGGTTTGAAGAATGTCAGTAAAAAATGTGATATTGTGTTAATTCATGATGGAGCAAGACCGAATGTGTCCCAGGAAATAATACAAAGGAGTATTATGGAAACAATTAAGCATAAAGCTTGCGTTATTGGAGTTCCTGTAATAAATACCATAAAAATAGTGAATGAAAATGGTGAAATTACCAGCACTCCGCAAAGAAAATCTATTTGGAATGCACAAACACCACAATGTTTTGAATACAAACTTATTCTAGATGCCTACAATAAAGCAGTAAACAATGAAATCGAATTTACTGATGATAGTATGCTTATGGAGAAATTAGGACATAAAGTAAAGATGGTTATGGGTGACTATAATAATATAAAAATTACTATTCCACAAGATATAAAATTAATCAAAGCAATTAATGATGATAAAGACTGTGATGGAGGGATGAATTTTAATATGAGAGTAGGTTTGGGTTATGATGTGCATAAGCTTGTAGAGGGAAGAAAGCTTATATTAGGAGGCGTCCAAATAGATCATTCAAAGGGGTTATTGGGTCATTCTGATGCAGATGTCTTGTTACATGCGTTAATGGATAGTATGTTAGGAGCAGTAGGTCTTGGGGACATAGGCAGACATTTTCCTGATACAGACCAGCGGTATAAAGACATATCAAGTCTAGATCTTTTAGAGCATGTATATACGTTATTAAAAGATAAAAATTATGCCGTAGTAAATGTTGATTGTACAGTTTCTGCCCAGAAACCTAAATTGGCTCCATATGTAATCAAAATGAGAGAGAATATAGCAAAAATTATTCATACTTCTGTAGATAGAATAAATATAAAAGCTACTACTACTGAAAAGTTAGGTTTTGAAGGTAGAGAAGAAGGAATGTCAGCACAGGTAATTTGTATGGTAAAAGAAAATAATTTAATAAAAGAAGATTGA
- the disA gene encoding DNA integrity scanning diadenylate cyclase DisA produces MTYKEYEYNEIYNCIKMLAPGTTLREGLENILKAKTGALIVIGNGKEVMEVVQGGFNIDCELTPAQLYELAKMDGSIVLSDDVKRILYANAQLTPNPEINSMETGIRHRIAEKVAKQTGQLVISISQRRSIITLYKGNFKFVLNDVSKILIKANQAVQTLEKYKAALVQSMNNLSALEFEDLVTVYDVVKVLQRTEMVMRIVVEIEKYIFELGNEGRLLNMQMEELTNGVLEDRKNVIKDYCYTEEMNTVSNIKEKIRRLTSEELLDLSYIARILGYHDGLNALDENISPKGYRILSKIPRLPNSVLQNVINEFGSLQKIIRSSISQLDEVDGIGEVRAKMIKDGLRRFQEQSIFDRHM; encoded by the coding sequence ATGACTTATAAAGAGTATGAATATAATGAAATTTACAATTGCATAAAAATGTTAGCACCTGGAACAACTCTAAGAGAAGGATTAGAAAATATATTAAAGGCAAAAACTGGAGCACTAATAGTAATAGGAAATGGAAAAGAGGTTATGGAAGTTGTTCAAGGTGGGTTTAATATTGATTGCGAATTAACACCAGCACAACTATATGAATTAGCAAAAATGGACGGTTCAATAGTTTTAAGTGATGACGTGAAAAGAATATTATATGCAAATGCTCAGTTAACACCAAATCCTGAAATTAATTCTATGGAAACAGGCATAAGACATAGAATAGCAGAAAAAGTTGCTAAACAAACTGGACAATTAGTGATTTCTATTTCACAAAGAAGAAGTATTATAACGTTATATAAAGGTAATTTCAAATTTGTTCTCAATGATGTGAGTAAAATACTAATTAAAGCTAACCAAGCAGTACAAACATTAGAAAAATATAAAGCTGCATTGGTTCAATCAATGAATAATCTTAGTGCTTTAGAATTTGAAGATTTAGTCACAGTTTATGACGTAGTTAAAGTATTACAAAGAACAGAAATGGTTATGAGAATAGTGGTAGAAATAGAAAAATATATCTTTGAATTAGGTAACGAAGGAAGATTATTAAACATGCAGATGGAAGAACTAACAAATGGTGTTTTAGAAGATAGAAAAAATGTAATTAAGGATTATTGTTATACAGAAGAAATGAATACTGTTTCTAATATAAAAGAAAAGATACGACGATTGACTTCTGAAGAGTTGTTAGATTTATCATATATTGCAAGGATTCTAGGTTATCATGATGGATTAAATGCATTAGATGAAAATATATCACCTAAGGGTTATAGAATACTAAGTAAAATTCCTAGATTACCAAATAGTGTTTTACAAAATGTAATAAACGAATTTGGTTCATTACAAAAAATCATAAGATCATCGATATCTCAATTAGATGAAGTAGATGGTATTGGAGAAGTAAGAGCTAAAATGATAAAGGATGGGTTAAGAAGATTTCAAGAGCAATCTATCTTTGATAGACATATGTAA
- the cysS gene encoding cysteine--tRNA ligase — MKLFNTLTRKKEEFKPINENKVTMYVCGPTVYNYIHVGNARPLVVFDVVRRYLQHKGYEVDYIVNFTDIDDKLIIKANEENTTVKEIAEKFIEEYLTDARNLNVKEDETKHPKATENIQDIIEFIKALEEKDVAYNVNGNVYFDVSKVKDYGKLSNKKLEELIVGARIQENTEKRNPIDFALWKSEKPGEPSWDCPWGKGRPGWHIECSVMAKKYLGDTIDIHAGGQDLEFPHHENEIAQTESLTGKTFSNYWMHNAMINVDDQKMSKSLDNFFTVRVVSKEFDLEVLRYFLLSSHYRSQVNFSRDIMNASRNALDRLYNGKNNLKYLLDVAADREMDENELKISKDLEDFKEKFIKSMDDDINTADAISVLFEIVKLSNANLSAKSSKMLIQKAYNQLMELSNILGLLYKENDIIEDEILKLIEERNAARKNKDYALADKIRDDLKEKGIVLEDTSEGVKWKKIN; from the coding sequence ATGAAATTATTTAATACTTTAACTAGAAAAAAAGAAGAATTTAAACCTATTAACGAAAACAAGGTAACCATGTATGTATGTGGTCCAACAGTTTATAATTATATTCATGTTGGAAATGCTAGACCATTAGTAGTATTTGATGTAGTAAGGAGATATTTACAACACAAAGGTTATGAAGTTGATTATATAGTTAACTTTACAGATATAGACGACAAACTAATTATCAAGGCAAATGAAGAAAATACAACCGTTAAGGAGATAGCTGAAAAATTTATAGAAGAATATTTAACTGATGCTAGAAATCTTAATGTTAAAGAAGATGAAACAAAGCATCCTAAAGCAACTGAAAATATACAAGATATCATAGAATTCATAAAGGCATTAGAAGAAAAAGATGTAGCTTACAATGTTAATGGTAATGTATATTTTGATGTATCTAAAGTAAAGGATTATGGTAAATTATCAAACAAAAAATTAGAAGAATTAATAGTTGGAGCTAGAATACAGGAAAATACAGAGAAGAGAAATCCAATAGATTTTGCTCTATGGAAGAGTGAAAAGCCTGGTGAACCTTCATGGGATTGCCCTTGGGGAAAAGGAAGACCAGGTTGGCATATTGAATGTTCAGTAATGGCTAAAAAATATCTTGGAGATACTATAGATATACATGCTGGTGGTCAAGATTTAGAATTTCCACATCATGAAAATGAAATTGCACAAACTGAAAGCTTAACTGGGAAAACTTTCTCGAATTATTGGATGCACAATGCTATGATAAACGTGGATGATCAAAAAATGTCAAAATCACTTGATAATTTCTTTACAGTAAGAGTAGTGAGTAAAGAATTTGATTTAGAAGTATTAAGATATTTCTTATTGTCCAGCCATTATAGAAGTCAAGTTAACTTTAGTAGAGATATAATGAATGCATCACGAAATGCTTTGGATAGATTGTATAATGGTAAAAATAACTTAAAGTATTTACTTGATGTTGCAGCAGATAGAGAAATGGATGAAAATGAATTAAAAATTAGCAAAGATTTAGAGGATTTTAAAGAAAAATTTATTAAGAGTATGGATGATGATATAAATACTGCAGATGCTATATCTGTGTTATTTGAAATAGTTAAATTATCAAATGCTAATTTATCAGCAAAATCAAGCAAGATGTTAATTCAAAAAGCATATAACCAGTTAATGGAACTAAGCAATATATTAGGTTTATTATATAAAGAAAATGATATAATTGAAGATGAGATATTAAAATTAATAGAGGAAAGAAATGCTGCAAGAAAAAATAAAGATTATGCATTAGCAGATAAAATAAGAGATGATTTAAAAGAAAAAGGAATTGTATTAGAAGACACATCAGAGGGAGTAAAATGGAAGAAAATAAATTAA
- a CDS encoding proline--tRNA ligase: MRMSKMYMPTLREVPSEAELPSHKLLLRAGMIRKLVSGVYSYLPLGYRVIRKIENIVREEMDASGSQEMLLSAIQPAELWKETGRWDDFGPEMFRLYDRNEREFCLGPTHEEIFTDLIRNEVKSYKQLPLSLYQIQTKYRDEKRPRFGLMRCREFIMKDAYTFDKDIEGMKEAYQIMWKAYEKIFDRCGLKYKVVEGDSGAMGGSDSHEFIALAEMGESEICYCDECDYAATFEKANCVYEVKNKDGETLSKEKVHTPNVKTIEQLVEFFDTEAYSFVKTLLYKAKDEVVAVLIPGDRELNELKLCHAVNVNEHELEMADEETVKVITGAEVGFAGPIGLKKDIRVFVDSRIKQMKNIIVGANQTDYHFKNVNYGIDFNGEIVDDLILVREGDKCPKCGSILKKDRGNEVGNIFQLGTKYSDGLNATFLDENGKERKFYMGSHGVGVSRTLAAVIEQYHDENGIKWPLSVAPYHVIVTIVNTKDGKQVEVGEKLYKQLLDEGIEVILDDRKERAGVKFKDAELIGVPFRVTVGRNAGEGIVEFVARETMQKEEIKTDEVLSIVKEKMANII, translated from the coding sequence ATGAGAATGTCTAAAATGTATATGCCAACATTAAGAGAAGTACCTTCAGAGGCAGAATTACCAAGTCATAAATTGTTACTAAGAGCTGGTATGATTAGAAAACTAGTTTCGGGAGTTTATTCGTATTTGCCACTTGGATATAGAGTAATTAGAAAAATTGAAAACATAGTAAGAGAGGAAATGGATGCTTCAGGATCACAGGAAATGCTTCTATCTGCAATTCAACCTGCTGAGTTGTGGAAAGAAACAGGAAGATGGGACGATTTTGGTCCAGAAATGTTTAGATTATATGATAGAAATGAAAGAGAATTCTGTTTAGGACCAACACATGAAGAAATATTTACAGACCTCATAAGAAATGAAGTAAAATCATATAAGCAATTGCCACTTAGTTTATATCAAATTCAGACAAAATACAGAGATGAAAAAAGACCTCGGTTTGGACTTATGAGATGTAGAGAGTTTATAATGAAAGATGCTTATACTTTTGATAAAGATATAGAAGGAATGAAAGAAGCATATCAAATTATGTGGAAAGCTTATGAAAAAATATTTGATAGATGTGGATTAAAATATAAAGTGGTTGAAGGCGATTCAGGAGCTATGGGAGGTAGTGATTCACACGAATTCATAGCTTTAGCAGAAATGGGAGAAAGTGAGATATGTTATTGTGATGAGTGTGACTATGCTGCTACATTTGAAAAAGCTAATTGTGTTTATGAGGTTAAAAATAAAGATGGTGAAACATTATCAAAAGAAAAAGTTCATACACCTAATGTGAAGACAATAGAGCAATTAGTTGAATTTTTTGATACTGAAGCTTATAGTTTTGTAAAAACATTATTATATAAAGCAAAGGATGAAGTAGTAGCAGTATTAATACCTGGAGATAGAGAGCTTAATGAGCTTAAATTATGCCATGCTGTTAATGTAAATGAACATGAATTAGAAATGGCAGATGAAGAGACAGTAAAAGTAATTACAGGAGCAGAAGTAGGTTTTGCAGGTCCAATAGGACTAAAAAAAGATATTAGAGTTTTTGTTGATTCAAGAATTAAACAAATGAAAAATATTATAGTAGGTGCAAATCAAACAGACTACCATTTTAAAAATGTTAATTACGGAATCGATTTCAATGGAGAAATTGTAGATGATTTAATTCTTGTAAGAGAAGGGGATAAATGTCCTAAATGTGGTAGTATATTGAAAAAAGATAGAGGAAATGAGGTAGGCAATATATTCCAACTAGGTACTAAATATAGTGATGGATTAAATGCAACATTCTTAGATGAAAATGGTAAAGAAAGAAAGTTCTATATGGGTTCTCACGGAGTAGGAGTATCAAGAACTTTGGCAGCTGTTATAGAACAATATCATGATGAAAATGGTATTAAATGGCCGCTATCAGTAGCACCTTATCATGTTATTGTAACAATAGTTAATACTAAAGATGGAAAGCAAGTAGAAGTGGGTGAAAAGCTTTATAAACAGCTTTTAGATGAAGGAATTGAAGTAATACTAGATGATAGAAAAGAAAGAGCAGGAGTTAAATTTAAAGATGCAGAACTAATAGGTGTACCATTTAGAGTTACTGTTGGAAGAAACGCAGGAGAAGGTATAGTTGAATTTGTTGCAAGGGAAACAATGCAGAAGGAAGAAATAAAGACAGATGAAGTTTTAAGTATTGTAAAAGAAAAGATGGCTAATATAATTTAG
- the epsC gene encoding serine O-acetyltransferase EpsC: MLLTIKKDIEAVFERDPAARNILEVIICYSGLHAIFWYRIAHVLYKARLLFIARVISQLGKLLTGVEIHPAAKIGSGFFIDHGMGIVIGETTEIGDNVTIYQGVTLGGTGKDKGKRHPTIEDNVVVCAGAKVLGPITIGKNSKIGAGAVVLKEVPPNCTAVGIPARVVVKNNKKIISMHREFDNKSIDLEHAKLPDPVFLELEGIKYRIEALEEMIEGEEIKKNEII, encoded by the coding sequence ATTTTGCTAACAATAAAAAAAGATATAGAAGCGGTATTTGAAAGAGACCCAGCTGCAAGAAATATACTAGAGGTAATAATTTGTTATTCAGGGCTTCATGCTATTTTTTGGTATAGAATAGCACATGTGTTGTATAAAGCTAGATTGTTATTTATAGCTAGAGTAATATCTCAATTAGGAAAATTGTTAACAGGAGTAGAAATACACCCAGCTGCTAAAATAGGCAGTGGATTTTTCATAGATCATGGAATGGGGATAGTAATAGGTGAAACTACAGAAATAGGCGATAACGTAACTATTTATCAAGGAGTTACTTTAGGAGGGACAGGAAAAGATAAAGGAAAAAGGCATCCTACAATAGAGGATAATGTTGTAGTATGTGCTGGAGCGAAAGTATTAGGTCCTATAACTATTGGTAAAAACTCCAAAATAGGAGCGGGAGCAGTTGTTTTAAAAGAAGTACCACCAAATTGTACAGCTGTAGGAATACCTGCAAGAGTAGTTGTTAAGAATAATAAAAAGATTATATCAATGCATAGGGAATTTGATAATAAGTCAATTGATTTAGAACATGCAAAGCTTCCGGATCCAGTTTTTCTAGAACTGGAGGGAATAAAATATAGAATAGAAGCATTAGAAGAAATGATAGAAGGAGAGGAGATTAAGAAAAATGAAATTATTTAA
- a CDS encoding ribonuclease III domain-containing protein — protein sequence MEENKLNSNAKLRKKKYSHIEINMASPLQLAYVGDAVYEVLVRTYLLETMKMSVNELHKEAIKFVKANAQSNIVHFLKDDLTEEENSIIKKGRNAKSATTPKNANITDYRYATGFETLIGYLYLTDNIERINQIFDIIIRKYNNKKI from the coding sequence ATGGAAGAAAATAAATTAAATTCAAATGCAAAACTAAGAAAGAAAAAATATAGCCATATTGAAATAAATATGGCTTCTCCTTTACAATTAGCATATGTAGGAGATGCAGTTTATGAAGTTTTAGTCAGAACATATTTATTAGAAACTATGAAGATGTCTGTTAATGAATTACACAAAGAAGCAATTAAATTTGTAAAAGCTAATGCACAATCAAATATTGTTCATTTCTTGAAGGATGATTTAACAGAAGAAGAAAATTCTATAATTAAAAAAGGAAGAAATGCAAAATCAGCAACAACTCCTAAAAATGCTAATATTACAGATTATAGATATGCTACAGGTTTTGAAACTTTGATAGGTTATTTATATTTAACAGATAATATTGAGCGAATTAATCAAATTTTTGATATAATAATAAGAAAATATAACAATAAGAAAATATAA